A single genomic interval of Schistocerca americana isolate TAMUIC-IGC-003095 chromosome 2, iqSchAmer2.1, whole genome shotgun sequence harbors:
- the LOC124595536 gene encoding L-gulonolactone oxidase-like yields the protein MSSRRRRVTFYPKDLVDVFKILKQVKENCVTVKCCGGTYPVSENGDVLISLNNLRRILWYDPAEQILTVEAGVTLKEILKCVEYFNATLELYGTLPDMAVIDAVSIGLIGANGTIAQCIKACKVVSLHGDTIDCMWPCAEHVVDQSGKCDGNGTVCPTLQHVVCGLGCVGIVASVTLKCVPIHLAQQVTYVCTVKEIPGISERLSAALYSELLWYPLINRIAVTNHYPIRLHQGFYQPLWKKVIETVYILMHQIVTRVSPYMSWYFPDASAYLSRQQFGLVMKAASCRTGFCFKPQKFVSVESYCKGIKWSIPREHLPTLMQEIRSWAEKHKHFCSTPIVLCFQTNKDLDLRKPLLCPYTDVSTCTIWTDWFCNKNLMISYSAEMAEFESLLQKNFGRRCWSAGPVFISPLIGQMYPGFKHWCSAKSVLDPDLIFRSPYVEGNLIIENC from the coding sequence ATGTCCAGTCGAAGGCGGAGAGTGACGTTTTACCCGAAAGATTTAGTCGATGTATTCAAAATACTGAAACAGGTGAAAGAAAACTGTGTTACGGTGAAATGCTGTGGAGGAACGTATCCAGTTAGTGAAAACGGAGATGTGCTGATATCTCTAAACAATTTAAGACGTATCCTCTGGTACGACCCAGCGGAACAAATTTTGACTGTAGAAGCAGGAGTTACActtaaggaaattttgaagtgcGTCGAATATTTCAACGCTACGCTAGAACTGTACGGAACATTGCCAGATATGGCTGTTATTGATGCTGTTTCTATAGGCCTAATAGGTGCCAATGGTACAATTGCACAATGTATTAAAGCGTGCAAAGTAGTGTCCTTACACGGCGATACCATTGATTGTATGTGGCCCTGTGCAGAACACGTTGTTGATcagagtggaaaatgtgatggaaacGGAACTGTGTGTCCAACATTGCAGCATGTTGTGTGTGGCCTTGGTTGTGTAGGTATTGTTGCATCTGTTACTTTGAAATGTGTACCAATACATCTAGCTCAACAGGTCACATATGTATGCACAGTGAAAGAAATACCAGGAATATCTGAGAGACTGTCAGCAGCTCTATACAGTGAGTTACTTTGGTACCCTCTTATAAACAGGATAGCTGTCACAAATCATTATCCAATACGTTTGCATCAAGGGTTTTACCAGCCATTGTGGAAGAAAGTTATAGAGACAGTATATATACTTATGCATCAGATAGTAACTCGTGTCAGCCCATACATGTCGTGGTATTTCCCTGATGCTTCAGCATACCTTTCACGTCAGCAGTTTGGACTGGTGATGAAAGCAGCATCGTGCAGAACTGGTTTTTGTTTTAAACCACAGAAATTTGTGTCTGTTGAGAGTTATTGCAAAGGGATAAAATGGTCAATTCCTAGAGAACATTTACCTACACTTATGCAGGAGATCAGGAGTTGGGCAGAAAAGCATAAACATTTCTGTTCAACCCCCATTGTGTTGTGTTTCCAGACAAACAAAGATCTAGATCTGCGCAAACCATTGCTTTGCCCATATACAGATGTTAGTACATGCACAATATGGACTGACTGGTTCTGCAACAAGAATTTGATGATATCTTATTCTGCAGAAATGGCAGAATTTGAATCATTGCTGCAGAAAAATTTTGGTCGTAGATGTTGGTCTGCTGGTCCAGTATTTATTTCACCACTTATTGGACAGATGTATCCAGGTTTCAAGCATTGGTGTTCTGCAAAGTCAGTGTTGGATCCTGATCTGATTTTTAGAAGTCCGTATGTAGAAGGCAATCTTATTATTGAAAATTGCTAG